From one Gracilinanus agilis isolate LMUSP501 chromosome 5, AgileGrace, whole genome shotgun sequence genomic stretch:
- the DCP1B gene encoding mRNA-decapping enzyme 1B isoform X2, producing MPKNRRTHENNLDPEPQHLSLTALFGKPDKATYQEITEHKSQLLPTTPPQQHQEKPPIRQGVVRSLSYEEPKRNSPTPEKQLCPAIQKLMVRGTDLHPVSELPETRFCENGSVHPVGEIFTGLFQPVTPHSIGTSHRIQSASGAQSLLEKLQGTPASVSKLDSNTTVPASSTAPIFSRTSTPAAPTTQIKGMDQPQLVYFNGSLPPQTLEPQSLRKEEPKVSRQTIPIPSNQTSNSGVISPQELLKKLQIVQQEQQLHASSRPALAAKFPVVTQNPRPLKPLESWIDKTSNAEKQTPLFQVISPQRIPATVAPSLLMSPMVFTQPTPSSPKVTESGLLPLGSKEPSAAAPSLLLPIPNPEASVINNNLLTKLQLQETLLHLIQNDDNFLNIIYEAYLFSVTQAAMKKTTM from the exons aaCTTAGATCCTGAACCACAGCACTTATCCTTGACTGCACTCTTTGGAAAACCAGATAAAGCTACCTATCAGGAAATTACAGAGCATAAATCACAACTGCTGCCAACAACACCACCACAGCAGCACCAAGAGAAACCTCCCATTAGGCAAGGGGTAGTACGTTCCCTGTCCTATGAAGAACCCAAAAGAAATTCACCAACCCCAGAGAAGCAGCTTTGTCCAGCTATTCAGAAACTCATGGTCCGGGGCACAGATCTCCATCCAGTGTCAGAACTGCCAGAAACCCGATTCTGTGAAAACGGCAGTGTTCACCCTGTTGGAGAGATTTTCACTGGTCTTTTCCAGCCAGTGACCCCACACAGCATTGGAACATCTCACAGAATACAAAGTGCATCTGGAGCTCAGAGCCTTTTAGAGAAACTTCAGGGTACCCCTGCGTCAGTAAGCAAGTTAGACTCTAATACAACAGTGCCTGCTAGTTCAACTGCACCAATTTTCAGCAGGACTTCTACTCCTGCTGCCCCTACAACACAGATAAAGGGTATGGACCAGCCACAGCTGGTATATTTTAATGGCTCCCTTCCACCTCAGACTTTGGAGCCTCAGTCTCTTAGAAAAGAAGAGCCTAAAGTTTCAAGGCAAACCATCCCCATCCCTAGCAACCAAACAAGCAATTCTGGAGTGATCTCTCCTCAAGAGTTGCTGAAAAAGCTCCAGATTGTACAACAAGAACAGCAGTTGCATGCATCTAGCAGACCTGCCTTAGCCGCTAAGTTTCCCGTAGTAACCCAAAATCCTAGGCCTCTGAAACCTTTGGAATCCTGGATCGACAAGACATCTAATGCAGAAAAACAGACCCCTCTTTTTCAG GTCATCTCACCTCAACGCATTCCTGCTACTGTGGCTCCTTCCCTGCTGATGTCCCCTATGGTGTTCACTCAGCCCACACCTTCCTCACCCAAGGTTACTGAAAGTGGATTGTTGCCGCTAGGAAGCAAAGAACCCAGTGCTGCTGCTCCCAGCCTTCTCCTGCCTATCCCAAACCCAGAGGCCTCTGTGATTAACAACAACTTACTGACCAAACTACAGCTTCAAGAGACACTTCTCCACCTCATCCAG AATGA